The Chryseobacterium sp. JV274 sequence TCTGAGTGCAGCAGGCCCGGAGAATTTTCATGATGTTCACCGGCATAATTTTTTTGAAATTATCTGGTTCAGGGAAGTGTATGAAAATAGCCGTTTGGAACTGGATTTTGAAAGCTATAAACTTGAAAACAATCAGATCTGTATCATTGCACCAGGACAGGCATTCAACATGAAGCTGGAAGGAGAGGAGGGATACGCAATGGCGATAAGCAGGGAGATTTTCAACGAAGCCTGTGATATAGAATCGGTACTTACAGGAGGAGAGCTTCCCTTTTTTTTAAATCCGGAAAATGAAAAAACCTGCAGTACAATTATATCATTGATTGAGCAGGAATATAAAGCTACATCAAGAACAGAACTCTTAAAGGCATATCTGAAAGCATTTTGTATCATTATTGGAGAACAAATTCATACTCAGGAACCTTTATTGAATGACCGTCAACGGATTCAGGAACTGGTGGGGCTTATTGAGAAGCATTATATAGTGCATAAAGAAACAAGTTTCTATGCAGCTCAATTAAAGATAAGTACACATCATCTTAATGATATTGTGCGCCTTTTGAGAGGAACGACAGTCAAAAAAATGATTTCCCAGCGTCTTATCCTGGAAGCCAAAAGAGAACTTAGCTTTGGAGCGCTCACAGTAAAGGAAATTGCTTTTAAACTCGGTTTTAACGATGCTTCATATTTTTCAAGGTTTTTTAAGAAACATACTAGCCAAAATCCTGACAGTTTTAAGAATAATGAAAAAATATAATCCTCAATATTTACTGTAATGATGGGCTTAAAATAATATTTTTCATTTATTGTTGTATTTAAATCTTCAGTTTGTCCTATACTTCCTTCAGTTCTTTTATTGAAATGTGGTGCTTTTTACAGCAACTTTGCAGCTGAAAAACCGCCTGTGAAGGCTTATGTATTTATGAAGAAGAATTTGAATATTGTAGTGTTTATTTTGGCACTGCTCAACACACTGGAGTCGCTAAGTATAGATCTTTATCTTCCCGCTTTCCCAAGTATGGCTAAAATCTTTAATACCGATATCGGACATATCCAGATATCCATTTCGGTGTTCTTTGCCGGGTTTGCTTTTGGACAACTGTTATGGGGGCCTTTATCTGACAAAAAAGGGAGAAAACCCATGCTGTATTGCGGGCTTTTACTTTTTATTATAGGAGCTACGGCCATCTATTTTACCTCAGATATTTATGTTTTATGGGCAATGCGTTTTCTGCAGGCGTTCGGAGGAAGTGCCGGAATTGTTATTGGTAGAGCGATCATTATTGATCTTTATGATAAACAAAAATCGGTAACAATCTTTTCCCAGCAGTCTCAGATCAGTGGTATCGCTCCTATTGTGGCTCCGCTATTGGGAAGTGTTTTCCTTAAATTCTGGGGCTGGAACAGCTCTTTTGCCTTTTTATGCATCATGGGACTGATCACATTTTTCATGGTATACAAATATGTACCGGAAACCAACAGCAGAATCAATCTTCCTGATGAGGAGCTGGTGAATGAAAAAGGATTAAAAGACCAGCTGAAAATGATCATTTCCAACAAAGATTTTATCAACAGTACAATGGTGGGAAGTATTGCTTTTGCATCCCTTATTATTTACATTTCAAATGCGCCTTTTCTATTCATGGAGATCCATGGGTTTTCGAGCAGTACATTTAGTTTTATATTTGCTTTTAATTCCCTGGCATTGATCACTGCGGCCTATATTACCCCAAAGCTGATCAAGAGAATAAGCAACTCAGCACTGTTATTTACAGCTACCATTGTATTACTGGTGGTATGTTCCCTTCATATTCTGATTGCCGCTGAAAACGTTTCTGTAGCCCTGGAAATTGCAATGCTTTATCTGTCATTACTGGCTATCGGTATCTTATTTCCTATTACATCCGCCCATGCGCTGTCTCCATTTAAAGAAGGAAGAGGAACAGCGGCGGCTTTACTTGGATTCATGCAGCTGATGGTTACATTCTTAATCTCAGCATTACTGGGTTTTTTAGAAGCAGATTCTATCATTCCAATGGTGGTAACACGCTCTGCAATGGCATTGATTGCAGTATGGTTCGGGTATTGTATTTTTAAAAATCAAAAAAGAGAAAGCTTACTTGCCAGTTCTAGTCCGGAAACTCATCCTCTTATTTGATCCTGTTGTCATACTATCCGGACACTTAATCAAGTAATTTTTGTGAAAAATAACCAAAGGGTTCTCTTTGCATAAAATTTAAAATATGAAAAGAACCCTTTCGACAGTTTTATGCTGTTTATTGCCATTAGGATATTGGGTAAATGCACAATCCGGGCTCTCTGCGGAGCTAAAAACAGAATATATTCCGGGCTCAAACTATATCCGCCCTGAAGACAGTACAAAGACAAATTCTAAAAGTGATTTTAAAAGAATAGATCTTAACCTGAGTATTCCTTTATCTGTAAAAAAAGATACCGACGGAAAAGTAAGATCATGGTCGATGTTATTGAGCGGATCTTATGCGAAGATGACGCATAAAAATTATGAAACTCAATTATTTCCGGATGAGATGCTGAATGCACAGGTCGGAATACAGCATATGAGACCTTTAGGCAAAAAGTGGAGTATGATGATGACGGCATCCGTGGGAGTGTATACAGACCTTGAAAGAGTCAGTTTTGATGATGTACTGGGACAGGGAGGAATTTTGTTTATCAGACATTTTAATCCAAATCTTTCGTTGGGTGGAGGGCCGGTGCTCACCACAGCTTTTGGAGTTCCTATGATTTTACCATGGATCTATTTTGACTGGAAGACCAACGGGAAAATTAAATTCAACATCAATTTCCCACAAGGGATGGAAGCCGGTTATCTGTTTTCAGATAAATTTGCTTTAAAAGCTGTTGTAGATCTTAACGGGATGACGGCAGAGAGAAATGTAGGCGGAAAATCTATACTTTTGGGTTATCAGCAAATCACTGCAGGACTCAGACCGGAATTAAAAATCAATGACAATCTTACATTGCGTCTCACGGGTGGAACAGCAATACTGAGAAGTTTCAACGAAAATGACCGAAAGATCAAAAGTATTTTCAGAGACAAAAAAGTAGCAGATCCAAGGTTTGCAAGTACATTCTACGCTGCCGTATCACTGCGCTGGAATCTGCCATAAAAAATGCCGGAGGCGGGGAATTTGATAACTCCCAGCTTCCAGCTTCTCTCTTCCACTACTTACTTATTAATTTCTTATACACCACCTGATTAAGCAACTCTTCTTTACGGGTACGGGAAATAGGAAGCTCAATTTTATTAATGAAAAGACGTCCTCCCGAGATCATATCAATATGGGTAATATTGATGAGGTAAGATTTATGAATCCTGAAAAAATGATCTGAAGGAAGAGATTCCTCAATCGCCTTCATCGTCTGGTGAATAGTCAGTGATTTGTCTTTAAAATGAAGTCTGGTGTAATTCTGCATACTTTCAATATATAAAATATCTACCCAGGAAACCTTAATAAAGGAGTCGGACTGTCTCACATACAGAAAAGGATCATCCAGAGGTGTATTTTTTTTCAATTTTTCACTGATGATAAACTGCTGCTGGGCCTTATTTACAGCCTGATAAAAACGGTTAAAGGCAATGGGTTTTAAAAGATAATCCACTACCTGTAAACGGAATCCCTCCAAAGCATATTCAGAATAGGCTGTGGTAAGAATACACAAAGGCGGATTTTCCAGCTGTTCCAGAAATTCAAGACCAGTAAGATAGGGCATGTTGATATCCAAAAAAAGAAGATCTATTTGGTTTTCCTTTACTTTGGTGTCTGCTTCCAGTGCTGTAGCGCACGTATCTTCAACGGATAAAAAATCAATTTGACCAGCCAGTTCTTTAAGATGGAATCTTGCAAGAGGTTCATCATCTATAATCAGGCATTTCATTTTAGGAATATTACAGCTCATGATGATCAGATAAAGTAAGAATTAAAGTTATTTTGAAGATATGATGATCTGATTCAATTTTTAAATCATGAGAATCAGGGTATTGCAGCTTTAAACGTTTTTTTACATTTTGAAGACCAATTCCGCCCGCTCCGTCTTTCTTTTTATGGGTTGCCATATCGGAATAGGGATTTTCAACATAGAAATAGAGGTTATTGTCTTTTTCTTTACAGGAGATTTTCACATACCCTTTATGCCCGGGAAGTCTGCAGACATATTTAAAGGCATTTTCAATAAAAGGAACCAGCAGTAAAGGAGCAATAAATGTTTTCCTGTTATCAATTTCCCAGGAAGCCTTTACCCCAAGCTCATTTCCCCATCTTAATTTTTCTACCTCCACAAGATTCTGAAGGTATTCTATCTCTTTATACAAAGGAACCAAAGGCTGGTTACAATGATACAGCTGATACCGTAGAATATCTGAAAATTTCATCAGTAAAAAATCTGCAAGCTGCGTGTCCGTTTTCATCAGAATATGAATGTGGTTCAGAATATTGAATACCACATGCGGATTGATCTGATCCTGTAGAAGTTTGAGCTGGTTTTCAAGATGAGCCTGCTGAAGGAGAATATGGTCACGTTCTATTCTTCCGTGTTCTTTATAAAATTTTATGCCACATGCCACTCCGGTAATAAGAAAGGAGGCTGGTAAAGACATATAAAAGCCCTGCCATACAATAGGCAGCTGATCTGAAAAACTCTGTGGAAGAGGGTTTTTTGGAGTGACTTCAAGATAAGTAAAAATAACAGCGAAGATCAGGCTCAATATGAAAATAACAATGACTGCCTGTATCAGAAACTGGTTCATCTTTTTTTCCCGTAAGGCTTTTGATAGAAGCTTATTGGTTAAAAAATGGGTGAATGTAAAAGAAGAAGCTGTAATGATAATAGCCTGAATAACAGCAAGATATTTTTCTGTAGAAATCTGAATATTACACCACAATACAATAGCAAGAGTAAGCCAGAATATAAAAGTAAATACGTATTCTTTGAAAACAAAAGATTTTGTCATAGAACTGGAAATAGGTTGATAAAAAAATAGAAACTGCAGGGAAACAGTTTCTAATGGTAAAGATAATTTAAGTTTTTTAGAACAGGAAATAACCTATTCCAAGGGAAAAACTATGGGGTTTGGACTTAAACTCTTTACTGATGCTTGAAAGACCTGTTTCATACCTGAGATCTACCGTGAAGTTTTTATAATCTACCCCGATACCTCCCGTAATTCCAATATTGGATTTGTCGAATTTTTTAAAACCTTCCTGCAAAGCCTCAGAAGAAGATAAATTATTATTAAAGGCATAGCTGTAAACACCTCCGGCAAATGCTCTTACATTAAAATCATTGGTTTTGATGAATTTATACCCTACCACTACAGGAATATCAATAGCGTTCCATGAAAGTTTGGAAGAGCTTCCGTCTTGGGATTGGTATGATGTTTTTCTTTTGTTGAACAGAGCCTCTCCCTGCACATATAGTCTTCCGATATCCATTCTTGTCATTACTCCTGCCTGATAACCGAATCCGTATTTCCCTTCTAAGGAAGAAGATTCCGTTGAGGTTTTTGTAAAATTTGCTCCTCCCTTTACTCCGATGTGAAAAGCCGGGGTCTGCTGTGCTTTCGTTTCTATGGTGCAGGAAATGCACAATAATAGTGAGCTCAGCGCTAAAAATTGCTGCTTCATAAATTAAGTGTTGTTAAAAATCTGTTGCAAAACAACAATTATGAAGTATGGGATGAAATTTTATTTGATGAACGGTAAAGATACTTTGACAAGAATCTGTTTTAGGGTGAAAAATAAAACCGAAAGTATCTCTACTTCCGGTTTGCTATTACTAATACGGTTGTTCTTCACAGATCGAAGGTGGATTACATCCGCCGCCGCCAGGATTTCCGCCGCCTCCTACAAAGATGCATTGTCCCGGATTTCCGTCTTCATACATTTCACATGCATACCCCCAGGCACATTGGCAGTCGTCCTGACAATTATAAGAATTACCTCCCATATGGCAGCCATCTATTCCGCTGCCCAGAATTGTAGTTAAGTCCTTTCTCAAAAGTTTTTTCATTGTTTTCATGATTAATTTGGTATTAAATGTTATTGTTTAAAATTGTACATCCTTGTAAATATAATAAAATTGTCTTAATGAATTGTAAATGAATTGCATGCAGATGCATTATGAGAATAAAGCCACTACAGGAGCGGCTTTATTATGATAGATAGAAAGTTTTGTCTTAGAAACTGAAATCCTTTTGATACAGCATATATTCTTTTTTGAAAAGAGGAATCGTTCCTTCATATCTGAGAGGAGCTATTCCAAAACCATAAAACATATCAGCCTGAATTTTGCCTTTTACGGAGATCACGCCTTTTCTTTCAGGAATGAATGTGAGCCCTAAAGATGAAAGGGCAGAAGCTCTTCCTCTCAATCCGGAATTAGCAATTGGAATAGAAATAAACATCAGTCCTACTGCTCCTTTAGCCTCTACGCCTGCTTCAGCAGACAGGTTTCCTTCAGCACCGGTGATAACGGGATCTGACTTCTTTTTCAGATTGATATTGAGTGCCGGGGTTTTGCTTACCAGAAAGTTGGCATTTCCTTCAAGATCCAAAAGCTGTCCCTGTACTTTTCCTGCCGCTTCTACACCCAGAAAAGGTCCGGCAGAAAGGGTAGGACTTAAAATAAGTCCTGTAGGTCCCAACACAATAGGAACAATAGGAATATTCAGGTAATCTGTAGTACTTGCTGTATACCCTAAGCTTCCTACAATACTCGCAGAACTTTTAAGCTGGATGTCATCCATGATAAGATTGACATAAAAATCAGCTAAATGTCCCCATGAGAATGTGATATTATAATCAATTTTTGGAGTAAATCCACCTTTTACGTTCACGCTGGATGCTCCTGCTGAAGATAAAGGAAAAGAAAAAGTTTTATCAAAATTAAAACGGTTGAAGGCAACTATCTTTTGATTTTGGAGATTCTTTGCTTCAATAGAAAGTATTTTACGATTAATTTCCTGGGAAACCAAGCCTTCTACGGGAACATAATTCACCATTTTCCCATTGATGCTTACAGGTGCTTTATCTGAAGGATCATACACTCCGCTTAACGTTCCGCTATAGATAAATTCTTCAAGCTTCGCGCTGGAGGCTTGTACAGTAAACTGATTATTGGCCTTAGAAACAGAGCTTACTTTTGAAAGGATTGTGCTCACCTGGTCACCTTCTACTTTTGTACCAACAATAACGGTTCCTGCCGAAATACTATCCGTTTGCGGAGTTGTACGGCTAAATGTAATTTCCCTGTCATTGTGAATGGAAATCGCATTGACAGATTCATCATTCAGAATGATAACATTTCTCTGTAAAGTAAGATTTCCTAATGTTTTCATAGGAAATGACTCTGCGGGCTTTTCAACAGGAGCTTCCGCCGGATCTTCCTGAGAACAAGACGTTAAAAG is a genomic window containing:
- a CDS encoding helix-turn-helix domain-containing protein, which gives rise to MITPEKEIPVHHLTSEEFQMSTLSAAGPENFHDVHRHNFFEIIWFREVYENSRLELDFESYKLENNQICIIAPGQAFNMKLEGEEGYAMAISREIFNEACDIESVLTGGELPFFLNPENEKTCSTIISLIEQEYKATSRTELLKAYLKAFCIIIGEQIHTQEPLLNDRQRIQELVGLIEKHYIVHKETSFYAAQLKISTHHLNDIVRLLRGTTVKKMISQRLILEAKRELSFGALTVKEIAFKLGFNDASYFSRFFKKHTSQNPDSFKNNEKI
- a CDS encoding multidrug effflux MFS transporter; amino-acid sequence: MKKNLNIVVFILALLNTLESLSIDLYLPAFPSMAKIFNTDIGHIQISISVFFAGFAFGQLLWGPLSDKKGRKPMLYCGLLLFIIGATAIYFTSDIYVLWAMRFLQAFGGSAGIVIGRAIIIDLYDKQKSVTIFSQQSQISGIAPIVAPLLGSVFLKFWGWNSSFAFLCIMGLITFFMVYKYVPETNSRINLPDEELVNEKGLKDQLKMIISNKDFINSTMVGSIAFASLIIYISNAPFLFMEIHGFSSSTFSFIFAFNSLALITAAYITPKLIKRISNSALLFTATIVLLVVCSLHILIAAENVSVALEIAMLYLSLLAIGILFPITSAHALSPFKEGRGTAAALLGFMQLMVTFLISALLGFLEADSIIPMVVTRSAMALIAVWFGYCIFKNQKRESLLASSSPETHPLI
- a CDS encoding DUF6268 family outer membrane beta-barrel protein is translated as MKRTLSTVLCCLLPLGYWVNAQSGLSAELKTEYIPGSNYIRPEDSTKTNSKSDFKRIDLNLSIPLSVKKDTDGKVRSWSMLLSGSYAKMTHKNYETQLFPDEMLNAQVGIQHMRPLGKKWSMMMTASVGVYTDLERVSFDDVLGQGGILFIRHFNPNLSLGGGPVLTTAFGVPMILPWIYFDWKTNGKIKFNINFPQGMEAGYLFSDKFALKAVVDLNGMTAERNVGGKSILLGYQQITAGLRPELKINDNLTLRLTGGTAILRSFNENDRKIKSIFRDKKVADPRFASTFYAAVSLRWNLP
- a CDS encoding LytR/AlgR family response regulator transcription factor, encoding MSCNIPKMKCLIIDDEPLARFHLKELAGQIDFLSVEDTCATALEADTKVKENQIDLLFLDINMPYLTGLEFLEQLENPPLCILTTAYSEYALEGFRLQVVDYLLKPIAFNRFYQAVNKAQQQFIISEKLKKNTPLDDPFLYVRQSDSFIKVSWVDILYIESMQNYTRLHFKDKSLTIHQTMKAIEESLPSDHFFRIHKSYLINITHIDMISGGRLFINKIELPISRTRKEELLNQVVYKKLISK
- a CDS encoding sensor histidine kinase produces the protein MTKSFVFKEYVFTFIFWLTLAIVLWCNIQISTEKYLAVIQAIIITASSFTFTHFLTNKLLSKALREKKMNQFLIQAVIVIFILSLIFAVIFTYLEVTPKNPLPQSFSDQLPIVWQGFYMSLPASFLITGVACGIKFYKEHGRIERDHILLQQAHLENQLKLLQDQINPHVVFNILNHIHILMKTDTQLADFLLMKFSDILRYQLYHCNQPLVPLYKEIEYLQNLVEVEKLRWGNELGVKASWEIDNRKTFIAPLLLVPFIENAFKYVCRLPGHKGYVKISCKEKDNNLYFYVENPYSDMATHKKKDGAGGIGLQNVKKRLKLQYPDSHDLKIESDHHIFKITLILTLSDHHEL
- a CDS encoding porin family protein, with the translated sequence MKQQFLALSSLLLCISCTIETKAQQTPAFHIGVKGGANFTKTSTESSSLEGKYGFGYQAGVMTRMDIGRLYVQGEALFNKRKTSYQSQDGSSSKLSWNAIDIPVVVGYKFIKTNDFNVRAFAGGVYSYAFNNNLSSSEALQEGFKKFDKSNIGITGGIGVDYKNFTVDLRYETGLSSISKEFKSKPHSFSLGIGYFLF